A portion of the Drosophila albomicans strain 15112-1751.03 unplaced genomic scaffold, ASM965048v2 utg000108l_pilon, whole genome shotgun sequence genome contains these proteins:
- the LOC127566265 gene encoding uncharacterized protein LOC127566265, translated as MKKDYDLRICTWNVRTLNWEGASIQLADALEKLKADITAIQEMRWTGQGCSKRANCDIYYSCHAERREFGCGFVVSRRLRHHVSNFTPVSERLATIRVKARFFNLSIICAHAPTEEKDDAAKDAFYARLEDTYDRCPNHDVKIILGDFNAKVGRERIFDRTVGQFSLHETTSNNGFRLIDFAAARNMVVSSTRFRHLDIHKATWLSPDQKTRNQIDHVVIDGRHASSVMDPRYACGYAERKTYVRPITQRKLDVTRLRSQRTATAYSTHLSELLHQPTPLPVDAGGLWAHISHSMRAAAETAIGFKRPPTRNQWYDEECRVAAAAKNAAYRRTQSGATRATCERYREKRKEERRLFRRKKREKEKRECEELEVLQDRNDARKFYQQVNRLTHGFKTGASNCRDENGNLVTDTQCTLRLWRAHFSKLLAGDDGTNPAIGGSNPIPPIDDNPYTSTLIGPYQCGFRPGKSTIDQIFTLRQILEKTHENGIDTHHLFVDYKAAFDSPTRERLYATMSEFGIPAKLIRLCRMTLSSTISSVKLLAYADDIDIIGRSKRDVTAAFSAIEKESAKVGLAVNEGKTKYMLSTSREARRLDSQVVADNYMFEVVKEFTYLGTAINTKNDVSLEIKAKNHTCQ; from the exons ATGAAAAAGGACTACGATTTAAGGATATGCACCTGGAATGTCCGAACCCTTAATTGGGAAGGTGCCTCTATCCAACTGGCGGATGCCCTCGAGAAATTAAAGGCTGACATTACCGCCATCCAGGAAATGAGATGGACAGGACAAGGTTGTTCCAAGCGAGCAAACTGTGATATTTACTACAGCTGCCATGCGGAGAGGCGCGAATTTGGATGCGGATTTGTAGTAAGCCGGAGACTTCGCCACCACGTCTCCAATTTCACCCCAGTGAGTGAACGGCTGGCTACAATCCGCGTCAAAGCTAGATTTTTTAATCTTAGCATAATTTGCGCGCACGCCCCGACGGAGGAGAAGGACGATGCTGCTAAGGATGCATTCTACGCGAGACTCGAGGACACATACGACCGCTGCCCAAACCACGACGTGAAGATCATCCTCGGGGACTTCAACGCAAAGGTTGGGCGCGAACGCATCTTTGACCGCACCGTCGGTCAATTCAGCCTCCACGAGACCACCTCGAACAACGGTTTCAGGCTGATTGACTTCGCCGCGGCGCGAAACATGGTAGTGAGTAGCACCAGATTTCGGCACCTCGACATCCACAAGGCCACATGGCTGTCCCCTGATCAGAAAACGCGCAACCAGATTGATCATGTTGTGATAGACGGAAGGCATGCCTCAAGCGTGATGGAC CCAAGATACGCATGCGGCTATGCCGAGCGAAAAACGTACGTACGCCCCATCACGCAACGAAAGCTTGACGTCACTAGGCTGCGATCACAACGGACAGCAACAGCCTACTCCACTCACCTCTCGGAACTGCTCCACCAACCAACCCCTCTTCCTGTTGACGCCGGCGGACTCTGGGCGCACATATCCCACTCCATGCGAGCTGCCGCTGAAACAGCCATTGGGTTCAAGCGCCCACCCACACGGAACCAATGGTATGACGAGGAGTGTCGCGTCGCAGCTGCGGCAAAAAACGCCGCCTACAGAAGAACGCAGTCTGGCGCAACGCGAGCTACGTGTGAACGTTACAGGGAGAAAAGGAAGGAAGAGAGGCGGCTTTTTAGACGGAAAAAACGGGAGAAAGAAAAGCGAGAGTGCGAGGAACTCGAGGTGTTGCAGGACAGAAATGATGCTCGAAAATTTTACCAACAAGTCAACCGTCTGACACATGGTTTCAAGACCGGAGCATCTAACTGTCGAGATGAAAACGGGAATCTGGTTACAGATACGCAGTGCACGCTGAGGTTATGGAGGGCGCATTTCTCCAAGCTGCTAGCAGGCGATGACGGCACCAATCCCGCCATTGGAGGAAGCAACCCGATACCACCAATCGACGACAAT CCGTATACCAGCACACTGATCGGACCTTATCAGTGCGGCTTCAGACCTGGCAAATCCACCATAGACCAGATCTTCACATTGCGCCAAATCCTGGAGAAAACCCACGAAAATGGAATTGACACACACCATCTCTTTGTCGATTACAAAGCTGCATTCGATAGTCCGACACGAGAACGCCTATATGCCACCATGTCTGAGTTCGGTATTCCTGCAAAGCTGATACGTCTTTGCAGGATGACATTGAGCAGCACCATCAGCTCTGTCAAG CTCCTTGCTTACGCGGATGATATTGACATCATTGGCCGCAGCAAGCGTGATGTCACTGCTGCATTTTCCGCTATCGAAAAAGAGTCAGCAAAAGTGGGTTTGGCGGTAAACGAGGGCAAGACGAAGTATATGCTGTCGACAAGCAGGGAGGCGCGGCGACTAGACTCCCAGGTGGTAGCAGACAACTATATGTTCGAAGTGGTCAAGGAGTTCACATACCTTGGCACTGCCATCAACACCAAAAATGACGTCAGCCTGGAGATCAAAGCGAAGAATCACACTTGCCAATAG